One stretch of Pigmentiphaga aceris DNA includes these proteins:
- a CDS encoding DUF6678 family protein, producing MPIATINSTPVYLLDDARQKTRVRAILTQRGLASHMNNTKWRELCVGMRALPFPPAYQSKDVFNDLPCPVNFPHAPDYWGDWACTPEASLGLHIEWLKIAPRFRRNRGRLIAPEILDCAGEVIALLKQVGLPVIEQDGFFVLYGHSSGSMSA from the coding sequence ATGCCAATAGCAACGATCAACTCAACCCCCGTGTATCTGCTTGATGACGCCAGGCAGAAGACGCGCGTCCGCGCCATTCTGACGCAGCGCGGTCTGGCGTCACACATGAACAATACGAAGTGGCGCGAACTCTGTGTGGGTATGCGTGCGCTGCCTTTTCCGCCTGCGTACCAAAGCAAGGATGTATTCAACGACCTGCCTTGTCCGGTGAATTTTCCCCACGCGCCTGACTATTGGGGCGATTGGGCTTGCACGCCGGAGGCGAGTTTGGGCTTGCATATCGAGTGGCTGAAGATCGCACCCCGATTCAGACGCAACCGGGGCCGCTTGATTGCCCCAGAGATACTGGACTGCGCTGGTGAAGTGATCGCACTGCTGAAGCAGGTCGGTCTTCCGGTGATCGAACAAGATGGTTTTTTTGTGCTGTACGGACACAGCTCGGGATCGATGTCGGCTTGA
- a CDS encoding LysR family transcriptional regulator ArgP, which translates to MDLIHPQLAAFSAVLEEGSFEAASQRLSVTPSAISQRIKSLEDRLGQVLVVRQTPCRPTPAGERLLRRVRPMQALEAEALADFLPDAPAASARTIPIAVNDDSLHTWFVAALARLHEEHGYLFDVYVDDQDHTLELLRSGAVLGAVTAEATALQGCNAQLLGTMRYRAIASPAFVARHFPEGVNAAALAHAPMIVFNRKDALQWRFVRRITRARITPPVHYLPSATGFVEAAARGLGWCLAPESLIEHALAAQTVVNIDAARWLDLPLYWQHAAVRSSTLQQLGRAMQDAAAIAMLR; encoded by the coding sequence ATGGACCTCATCCATCCCCAACTTGCCGCCTTTTCCGCCGTGCTGGAAGAAGGCAGCTTCGAAGCAGCGTCCCAGCGGTTGTCGGTGACGCCGTCGGCAATTTCCCAGCGCATCAAGTCGCTGGAAGACCGCTTGGGGCAGGTACTTGTCGTGCGGCAGACGCCCTGCCGACCGACACCTGCCGGTGAACGCTTGCTGCGGCGCGTGCGCCCCATGCAGGCGCTGGAAGCCGAAGCCCTTGCCGACTTTCTGCCCGACGCGCCTGCGGCCTCCGCACGCACCATTCCGATTGCAGTGAATGACGACTCGCTGCACACCTGGTTCGTCGCCGCACTGGCGCGCCTGCACGAAGAACACGGCTACCTGTTCGACGTGTATGTCGACGATCAGGATCACACGCTTGAACTGCTGCGTAGCGGTGCGGTGTTGGGTGCGGTGACCGCCGAAGCCACAGCATTGCAAGGCTGCAATGCGCAGTTGCTTGGCACCATGCGTTATCGCGCCATTGCTTCACCAGCGTTTGTCGCGCGCCATTTCCCGGAAGGGGTGAATGCGGCTGCGCTGGCCCATGCACCGATGATCGTTTTTAACCGCAAAGATGCATTGCAATGGCGTTTCGTGCGACGCATTACTCGCGCCCGGATCACACCGCCCGTGCATTACCTTCCGTCGGCGACCGGCTTTGTCGAGGCCGCCGCACGTGGTCTGGGCTGGTGTCTGGCACCGGAATCGCTGATCGAACATGCGCTGGCAGCGCAGACGGTGGTGAACATCGATGCCGCGCGATGGCTGGACCTGCCACTTTATTGGCAGCATGCCGCCGTGCGTTCCAGCACCTTGCAGCAGCTCGGTCGGGCCATGCAGGACGCGGCGGCAATCGCCATGCTGCGCTGA
- a CDS encoding LysE/ArgO family amino acid transporter — MYFAASAAGFVAGGGLIFAIGSQNAFVLRQGLQRHHVGRVVLICALGDITLILAGVGGAGVVVQQWPGLLQVLRWAGAAFLATYGLMAARRAWQGTGALDPTADQQKGARHVILACLAFTFLNPHVYLDTMVLLGSLSTRYAGLARWAFALGACCASVLWFTSLGYGARLLLPVFRNPRAWRVLDALIAMFMLVLALGLVFHRG; from the coding sequence ATGTATTTCGCAGCCAGCGCCGCCGGTTTCGTTGCCGGTGGCGGTCTCATCTTTGCCATCGGTTCACAAAACGCCTTTGTGTTGCGCCAAGGCTTGCAGCGCCATCATGTCGGGCGAGTGGTGCTGATCTGCGCGTTGGGAGACATCACACTGATCCTGGCAGGTGTCGGTGGGGCGGGCGTGGTTGTGCAGCAATGGCCTGGGCTATTACAAGTCTTGCGCTGGGCAGGTGCGGCCTTCCTGGCTACCTACGGGTTGATGGCAGCGCGCCGGGCCTGGCAGGGTACCGGGGCATTGGATCCGACTGCTGACCAACAGAAGGGCGCGCGCCACGTCATCCTGGCTTGCCTGGCCTTTACCTTTCTGAACCCGCATGTCTACCTGGACACCATGGTGCTGCTGGGCAGCCTGTCTACCCGTTATGCGGGGCTTGCGCGCTGGGCATTTGCGCTGGGCGCGTGTTGCGCCAGCGTGCTGTGGTTTACGTCTTTGGGGTACGGCGCGCGGCTGCTGTTGCCCGTGTTTCGCAACCCGCGTGCATGGCGGGTGCTGGACGCACTGATTGCCATGTTCATGCTGGTGCTTGCACTGGGCCTGGTGTTTCATCGCGGCTGA
- a CDS encoding transporter — MSAPATPASNHSPHDLPGNAYGSDEAGLICGYIFDADAPDPARAVDSVQAAAWLATHQDPATGQDGITKNRADGAPNSAYLWLHFNLSHAQAERWLHAHAHLPDEFFETLHEGTRSTQIERINTRGDGKHRESTEDALIAVINDVHFDFDFDPAKIATLWISLGPRVVVTARTKALRSVDALRTAVRAGDAPCSTTDLLAHLLRDQADVLVNIVRGVTAQVDVIEDDLLADKRGHSPRRLGVLRRVLVRLQRLLAPEPAALFRLLQNPPPWMVESDVVTLRGSTEEFSVVLRDMGALQERIKLLQEEIAAYVNEENNRSLYVLTVVTVLALPINILAGLFGMNVGGIPLAQHEHGFWIVVNIVLAFTAIAAWATRRRRKEH, encoded by the coding sequence ATGAGCGCCCCCGCCACGCCCGCTTCCAACCATTCACCGCACGACTTGCCCGGCAACGCCTATGGTAGTGACGAGGCCGGTCTGATCTGCGGTTATATCTTCGACGCCGATGCGCCAGACCCCGCCCGCGCGGTCGATTCGGTGCAGGCAGCAGCCTGGCTGGCGACACACCAAGACCCGGCTACGGGGCAAGATGGCATCACAAAAAACCGGGCGGACGGCGCGCCAAACAGCGCATACCTGTGGCTGCATTTCAACCTCAGCCATGCCCAGGCCGAACGCTGGTTGCATGCCCACGCCCACTTGCCCGACGAGTTCTTTGAAACCCTGCATGAAGGCACCCGATCAACCCAGATCGAGCGCATCAACACCCGTGGCGATGGCAAGCACCGTGAAAGCACCGAAGATGCGCTGATCGCGGTGATCAACGACGTGCACTTTGACTTCGACTTCGATCCGGCCAAGATTGCCACCTTGTGGATCAGCCTGGGGCCACGCGTGGTGGTCACGGCACGCACCAAGGCGCTGCGCTCGGTCGATGCCCTGCGCACCGCCGTTCGAGCAGGTGATGCGCCCTGCTCGACCACCGACTTGCTGGCGCATCTGCTGCGCGATCAGGCGGACGTGTTGGTGAACATCGTGCGTGGCGTGACCGCACAGGTCGATGTGATCGAAGACGATCTGCTTGCAGATAAACGTGGGCACAGCCCGCGTCGGCTGGGCGTGCTGCGCCGTGTGCTGGTCAGGCTGCAACGCCTGCTGGCACCCGAACCGGCAGCGCTGTTTCGCCTGCTGCAGAATCCACCGCCGTGGATGGTCGAATCCGATGTGGTGACGCTGCGTGGCTCGACCGAGGAATTTTCTGTTGTCTTGCGTGACATGGGCGCGCTGCAGGAACGGATCAAACTGCTGCAGGAAGAAATCGCCGCCTACGTGAACGAGGAAAACAATCGCAGCTTGTACGTGCTGACGGTGGTGACGGTGCTCGCATTGCCCATCAATATTCTTGCTGGCCTGTTTGGCATGAATGTGGGCGGCATTCCCTTGGCACAGCACGAACATGGCTTCTGGATCGTGGTGAACATTGTGCTGGCGTTCACGGCAATCGCAGCATGGGCGACCCGTCGGCGACGCAAGGAACACTGA
- the ppk2 gene encoding polyphosphate kinase 2 — MHDLVDSYDEELELEIDDGESGGLVDREARRLYFRELFRLQGELVKLQDWVQHTKQKVVILFEGRDAAGKGGVIKRITQRLNPRVVRVAALPAPNDRERTQWYFQRYIAHLPAAGEMVLFDRSWYNRAGVERVMGFCSDEEYEEFFRTVPDFERMLVRSGTVLIKYWFSITDEEQHARFLGRIHDPLKQWKLSPMDLESRRRWEEYTKAKEIMLERTHIPEAPWWVVQAVDKKKARLNCISHLLDQLPYAEVPHDPVLLPARVRNADYFRHPVPAEMYVPEKY, encoded by the coding sequence ATGCACGACTTGGTCGACAGTTACGACGAAGAGCTGGAACTGGAGATTGACGACGGTGAGTCTGGCGGTCTGGTCGACCGCGAAGCGCGCCGCCTGTATTTCCGCGAGCTGTTCCGCCTGCAGGGTGAACTGGTCAAGCTGCAGGACTGGGTGCAGCATACCAAGCAGAAGGTGGTGATTCTGTTTGAGGGGCGCGATGCGGCAGGCAAGGGTGGCGTGATCAAGCGTATTACGCAGCGGCTGAACCCGCGTGTGGTGCGCGTGGCAGCCTTGCCGGCACCGAACGATCGTGAGCGCACGCAGTGGTATTTCCAGCGGTATATCGCGCACCTGCCGGCTGCGGGCGAGATGGTCTTGTTCGATCGCAGTTGGTACAACCGCGCGGGTGTCGAGCGGGTGATGGGGTTTTGTTCGGACGAGGAATATGAAGAGTTCTTCCGTACCGTGCCGGACTTTGAACGCATGCTGGTTCGTTCGGGCACGGTGCTGATCAAGTATTGGTTCTCGATCACGGATGAGGAACAGCATGCGCGTTTCCTGGGGCGTATTCATGATCCGCTGAAGCAGTGGAAACTCAGCCCGATGGATTTGGAGTCGAGGCGTCGGTGGGAGGAGTACACCAAGGCGAAGGAGATCATGCTGGAGCGCACGCATATTCCGGAGGCTCCCTGGTGGGTGGTGCAGGCGGTGGACAAGAAGAAGGCGCGGCTGAACTGCATCAGCCATTTGCTGGATCAGCTTCCTTATGCGGAAGTGCCGCACGATCCGGTGTTGTTGCCGGCGCGGGTGCGCAATGCAGACTATTTCCGGCATCCGGTGCCGGCGGAGATGTATGTGCCGGAGAAGTATTGA
- a CDS encoding alkene reductase, whose product MTTLYDPLVAGDLHLANRVVMAPLTRNRSPRAVPLPITATYYAQRATAGLLITEATAISHQGQGYADVPGLYSEEQLAGWKQVTDAVHAAGGKIVVQMWHVGRISHTSLQPNGGAPVAPSAITAKAKTFILKEDGSGDFVPTSAPRALELSELPGIVEDYRRAARAAIDAGFDGVEIHAANGYLIDQFLRSGSNVRTDAYGGSIENRARLLGEVVNAIVAEIGAGRTGIRISPVTPANDASDLDAQALFTHVVEKLAAHKLAFVHIIEGATGGPRDFQQGDVPFDYAALRTAYTKAGGAAAWIGNNDYDRELAEKAVADGKVDAVAFGKAFIANPDLVRRLKEKAPLNTPDQSTFYGGGEHGYTDYPTLDEAKAA is encoded by the coding sequence ATGACTACGCTCTACGATCCCCTGGTTGCCGGTGACCTGCACCTGGCCAATCGCGTCGTGATGGCGCCCCTGACCCGCAACCGCTCCCCGCGCGCCGTGCCGCTGCCGATCACCGCCACCTACTACGCGCAGCGCGCCACGGCCGGCTTGCTGATCACGGAAGCAACTGCAATCTCGCATCAAGGCCAGGGCTACGCCGATGTGCCGGGCTTGTATTCGGAAGAACAGCTGGCAGGCTGGAAACAGGTCACCGACGCCGTGCATGCTGCAGGCGGCAAGATCGTCGTGCAGATGTGGCATGTGGGCCGTATTTCGCACACGTCCTTGCAGCCGAATGGCGGCGCACCGGTTGCCCCGTCAGCGATCACCGCCAAGGCCAAGACCTTCATCTTGAAGGAAGACGGTTCCGGTGATTTTGTGCCGACCTCGGCCCCGCGTGCGCTGGAATTGTCCGAGCTGCCCGGCATTGTCGAAGACTACCGCCGCGCTGCGCGTGCTGCGATCGATGCAGGCTTTGACGGCGTGGAAATCCATGCGGCCAATGGCTACCTGATCGACCAGTTCTTGCGCAGCGGCAGCAACGTGCGGACTGATGCTTACGGTGGCAGCATCGAGAACCGTGCCCGTTTGTTGGGTGAGGTGGTGAATGCCATCGTGGCCGAGATTGGCGCGGGCCGCACTGGTATCCGTATTTCGCCCGTGACGCCAGCCAACGACGCAAGCGATCTGGATGCGCAGGCGCTGTTCACGCATGTGGTGGAGAAGCTGGCGGCGCACAAGCTGGCGTTTGTGCACATCATCGAGGGTGCAACTGGCGGCCCGCGTGATTTCCAGCAAGGCGATGTGCCGTTTGATTACGCGGCGTTGCGGACTGCGTATACCAAGGCTGGTGGTGCGGCGGCATGGATTGGCAACAATGACTATGACCGTGAACTGGCTGAGAAGGCGGTGGCGGATGGCAAGGTGGATGCGGTTGCTTTCGGCAAGGCGTTCATTGCCAACCCGGATTTGGTGCGTCGCCTGAAGGAGAAGGCACCGCTGAATACGCCGGACCAAAGCACCTTCTACGGTGGCGGTGAGCACGGGTATACGGACTACCCGACGCTGGATGAAGCCAAGGCTGCTTGA
- a CDS encoding ArsR/SmtB family transcription factor, producing the protein MDPDEILKALANPVRRDMLRWLKEPDQHFSQQDHPLEVGVCAGSFERCGLSQSTVSSHLAVLQRADLVITRRIGQWVFYKRNEPTIEAFVKHLDRDL; encoded by the coding sequence ATGGACCCCGACGAAATTCTGAAGGCGCTTGCCAACCCCGTTCGACGCGACATGCTGCGCTGGCTCAAAGAGCCGGATCAGCATTTCTCGCAGCAGGATCATCCGCTTGAAGTGGGCGTATGCGCCGGCAGTTTCGAGCGCTGCGGTCTGTCGCAATCCACCGTGTCTTCTCACCTGGCGGTATTGCAGCGGGCAGACCTGGTGATCACGCGGCGCATCGGGCAATGGGTGTTCTACAAGCGCAATGAACCGACCATCGAGGCGTTTGTGAAGCATCTGGATCGGGATCTTTGA
- a CDS encoding Glu/Leu/Phe/Val family dehydrogenase, whose product MNAPSVPAKTIADPNALPSYLNADNLGPWGNYLQQVDRVAPYLGSLARWIETLKRPKRALIVDVPIELDNGTVAHFEGYRVQHNLSRGPGKGGVRFHQDVTLSEVMALSAWMSVKNAAVNVPYGGAKGGIRVDPKLLSRAELERLTRRYTSEIGFIIGPNKDIPAPDVNTNEQVMAWMMDTYSMNSGSTSTGVVTGKPISLGGSLGRKEATGRGVFVVGTEAAKHLNIDIVGARVVVQGLGNVGGVAAKLFHEAGARVISAQDHKGIVYAPNGIDVPALLEHVSRHGSVEGYPTEPLDSDAFWALECEFLIPAALESQITEKNAPFVRARMVIEGANGPTTPAADDILRERNILVAPDVIANAGGVTVSYFEWVQDFSSFFWSEDEINQRLVRIMQEAFGAVWQVAQDNRVTLRTATFIVACTRILQAREMRGLYP is encoded by the coding sequence ATGAACGCCCCCAGCGTACCGGCCAAAACCATTGCCGATCCCAACGCACTGCCGTCCTACCTCAACGCCGACAACCTCGGGCCTTGGGGCAACTATTTGCAGCAGGTCGATCGGGTAGCTCCTTACCTGGGGTCACTGGCGCGCTGGATCGAAACGCTCAAGCGCCCGAAACGCGCGCTGATCGTTGATGTGCCGATCGAACTCGACAACGGCACCGTGGCCCACTTCGAGGGCTACCGCGTGCAGCACAACCTGTCGCGCGGTCCGGGCAAGGGGGGGGTGCGTTTCCACCAGGACGTCACGCTGTCTGAAGTGATGGCACTGTCGGCCTGGATGTCGGTGAAGAACGCCGCCGTGAACGTGCCTTACGGCGGTGCCAAGGGCGGCATCCGTGTCGATCCGAAGCTGCTGTCGCGTGCCGAACTGGAACGCCTGACCCGTCGCTACACCAGCGAAATCGGCTTCATCATCGGCCCGAACAAAGACATTCCCGCGCCCGACGTCAACACCAACGAACAGGTGATGGCATGGATGATGGACACCTACTCGATGAACTCGGGCAGCACCTCCACCGGCGTGGTCACCGGCAAGCCGATCTCGCTGGGCGGTAGCCTGGGTCGCAAGGAAGCCACCGGCCGCGGCGTGTTCGTGGTGGGTACCGAAGCAGCCAAGCACCTGAACATCGACATCGTCGGTGCGCGTGTGGTGGTGCAGGGCCTGGGCAACGTGGGTGGCGTCGCCGCCAAGCTGTTCCATGAAGCCGGTGCACGCGTGATTTCCGCGCAAGACCACAAGGGCATCGTCTACGCCCCCAATGGCATCGATGTGCCGGCACTGCTGGAACACGTGTCGCGCCACGGCAGCGTCGAAGGCTACCCGACCGAACCGCTGGATTCGGACGCGTTCTGGGCACTGGAATGCGAATTCCTGATCCCCGCCGCGCTGGAATCGCAGATCACGGAAAAGAACGCCCCGTTCGTGCGTGCCCGCATGGTCATCGAAGGTGCCAACGGCCCGACCACGCCGGCCGCCGATGACATCTTGCGCGAGCGCAACATCCTGGTCGCCCCGGACGTGATCGCCAATGCTGGCGGCGTGACCGTGTCGTACTTCGAGTGGGTGCAGGATTTCTCCAGCTTCTTCTGGAGCGAAGACGAGATCAACCAGCGCCTGGTTCGCATCATGCAAGAGGCCTTCGGTGCCGTCTGGCAAGTCGCCCAGGACAACCGCGTGACCTTGCGTACCGCCACCTTCATCGTGGCTTGCACGCGCATTCTGCAAGCGCGTGAAATGCGCGGTCTGTATCCCTGA
- a CDS encoding LysR family transcriptional regulator has protein sequence MDLRDLRYFETIAELQHLGQASVRLHRTQPALTSSIRRLEADCGTALFEKAGRGIKLTEAGKVLLKWAQRMRFDVEDAKHEIETIGLGLAGHVRLGIVPTAAQFLLPSVARDLLRQAPEVTLRTEVGLVDTLIPHLRAGELDMVVGSEGTSEAGYVSRLLAEDVIVVAASEHHEVLGRSVTLKDLTAYRWALQPPGAPTRDWLDQTFERKGLPRPKVQVETTMLLMLPDLVAQTGLLSFVSRHHLEGRARLLGLKEVSVKGASMRRRIVVTYRANSFLSPAARRLIDLFIQAAPNA, from the coding sequence ATGGACCTGAGAGATCTTCGCTACTTCGAGACCATTGCCGAGTTACAGCATCTGGGACAAGCATCAGTCAGGTTGCATCGGACTCAGCCTGCGCTGACGAGCAGTATCCGTCGTCTGGAGGCTGATTGCGGCACCGCGCTGTTCGAGAAGGCAGGTCGTGGTATCAAGCTGACCGAGGCGGGCAAGGTGCTGCTGAAGTGGGCGCAGCGCATGCGCTTTGATGTCGAAGACGCCAAGCATGAAATCGAGACGATTGGCTTGGGCTTGGCGGGCCATGTGCGCCTTGGCATCGTGCCCACGGCTGCCCAGTTTCTGCTTCCCTCCGTTGCCCGTGATCTGTTGCGACAAGCACCCGAGGTGACCCTGCGTACCGAGGTCGGACTTGTCGACACGCTGATTCCGCATCTGCGTGCAGGCGAGCTGGATATGGTCGTTGGCTCCGAGGGCACCAGCGAGGCAGGTTATGTGTCGCGCTTGCTGGCCGAAGACGTCATCGTCGTCGCGGCGAGCGAACACCATGAAGTGTTGGGCCGCTCCGTCACGCTGAAAGACCTGACGGCGTATCGGTGGGCGCTTCAGCCGCCTGGTGCGCCCACGCGAGACTGGCTTGATCAGACCTTCGAACGAAAGGGGTTGCCGCGTCCGAAGGTGCAGGTCGAGACAACCATGTTGCTCATGCTGCCCGACTTGGTCGCCCAGACCGGCCTGCTCAGCTTTGTCTCGCGGCATCACCTTGAAGGGCGTGCTCGCTTGCTGGGACTGAAAGAGGTGTCTGTCAAAGGTGCCTCCATGCGGCGGCGCATTGTCGTCACTTATCGCGCCAACAGTTTCCTGTCGCCCGCTGCGCGTCGTCTGATCGATCTGTTCATACAGGCCGCCCCAAACGCCTGA
- a CDS encoding MFS transporter: MQTAQHEVSALEKETMRRVTLRLIPFLMLCYFFALLDRVNVGFASLQMNQDLGLSASVFGLGSSLFFVAYFLVEVPSNLALEKFGARRWIARIMITWGLISAGMALVVGPYSFYAMRLLLGAAEAGFFPGVLLYLTYWLPGAYRGRIIAILMVSVPVASFIGSPLSAMLLQLDGLYGLHGWQWLFIVEGLPAVLLGMACLRVMTDRPASAQWLSAEQREWLSQRIATEGAKKVAIGHLTIWQLLRNKQFLAMAMICAGASATGSALAVWQPQLLKSFGLSTMQTGFVNSVPYGIAAVLMVFWGRHSDRTGERRWHTALTLWLIAGALAILAIAQGNLVMTVGLLSCCLIGAYSFKGPFWALSSTWMSPKTVAAGLAGINAIANLMGGGAISLIGWVKQTTGSFTLGLLPLMLLTLMGGAAVLLLARQTAAPTAPINASTTPSV, encoded by the coding sequence ATGCAAACTGCCCAACACGAGGTATCTGCCTTGGAAAAGGAAACGATGCGCCGCGTGACGCTGCGCCTTATTCCTTTTCTGATGCTGTGCTATTTCTTCGCGCTGCTGGACCGGGTGAATGTCGGTTTTGCCTCGCTGCAAATGAACCAGGACCTTGGCCTGTCGGCCTCAGTATTCGGGCTTGGCAGCAGCCTGTTTTTCGTTGCGTATTTCCTGGTCGAGGTGCCCAGCAATCTGGCGCTTGAGAAATTCGGTGCACGACGCTGGATCGCACGCATCATGATTACCTGGGGCCTGATCTCGGCGGGCATGGCTTTGGTGGTCGGCCCATACTCCTTCTACGCAATGCGGCTGTTGCTGGGTGCTGCCGAGGCTGGGTTCTTCCCTGGTGTGCTGCTGTACCTGACCTACTGGCTGCCCGGTGCTTACCGTGGCCGCATCATCGCCATCCTCATGGTGTCTGTGCCGGTGGCGAGTTTCATTGGATCGCCGTTGTCTGCCATGCTGCTTCAGCTGGATGGCTTGTATGGCCTCCACGGCTGGCAATGGTTGTTCATTGTCGAAGGCTTGCCAGCCGTGCTGCTGGGTATGGCCTGCTTGCGTGTGATGACCGATCGCCCCGCCTCAGCGCAGTGGCTGTCTGCTGAACAGCGCGAGTGGTTGAGCCAGCGCATTGCAACGGAAGGTGCGAAGAAAGTGGCAATCGGTCATCTGACCATCTGGCAGCTGCTTCGCAACAAGCAGTTTCTGGCCATGGCAATGATCTGCGCGGGTGCATCGGCAACGGGTTCTGCACTCGCCGTCTGGCAGCCCCAGCTGTTGAAGAGCTTCGGTCTGAGCACCATGCAGACAGGTTTTGTGAACTCCGTTCCTTATGGCATTGCAGCCGTGCTGATGGTGTTTTGGGGCCGACACTCGGATCGTACCGGCGAGCGTCGCTGGCACACCGCCTTGACGCTGTGGCTGATTGCAGGTGCGCTGGCAATTCTGGCCATTGCGCAGGGCAATCTGGTGATGACGGTGGGTCTGTTGTCGTGCTGCCTGATTGGGGCTTACTCGTTCAAAGGACCGTTCTGGGCGCTGTCTTCGACATGGATGTCGCCGAAGACTGTGGCAGCCGGTCTGGCGGGTATCAATGCCATCGCCAACCTGATGGGGGGCGGCGCGATCTCGCTGATCGGCTGGGTCAAGCAGACGACGGGAAGCTTCACCTTGGGCTTGCTGCCTTTGATGCTTCTGACCCTGATGGGGGGTGCCGCCGTGCTGTTGCTGGCTCGTCAGACGGCTGCGCCAACTGCCCCGATCAACGCAAGCACCACTCCGTCTGTCTGA
- a CDS encoding amino acid ABC transporter substrate-binding protein, producing MTRYKLLLGAAALCAFGQTAVAGPTLDSVRAKGFVQCGTTTGFAGFSAPDSKGEWKGLDIDLCRAIAATVFGDATKFKASPLNAQQRFTALQSGEVDVLTRNTTVTQQRDTALGLLGAGINYYDGQGFMVPKKLNVKSAKDLNGATICLQTGTSNEANVADWARANKVEYKPVVIEKFDEVVRAFIAGRCDAFSTDASGLASIRSSQTTAPDDYVILPEIISKEPLGPLVRQGDDQWLNIVKWSLFAMIEAEEYGITSANVDEQTKSANPNIQRILGVTAGGGKNLGVDEKWAYNIVKQVGNYGESFERNVGKGSPLKLERGLNAQWNKGGLLYALPIR from the coding sequence ATGACCCGCTACAAACTCCTGCTTGGCGCAGCCGCGCTGTGTGCTTTTGGTCAAACCGCCGTCGCCGGCCCCACGCTGGACTCGGTCCGCGCCAAGGGCTTCGTGCAATGCGGCACGACCACGGGCTTTGCTGGGTTCTCTGCGCCTGACAGCAAGGGCGAGTGGAAGGGCCTGGACATCGACCTGTGCCGCGCCATTGCCGCGACCGTGTTCGGTGACGCCACCAAATTCAAGGCCAGCCCGCTGAACGCCCAGCAGCGCTTCACCGCGCTGCAATCCGGCGAAGTGGACGTGCTGACCCGCAACACCACCGTGACCCAGCAACGCGACACCGCGCTGGGCTTGCTGGGTGCCGGCATCAACTACTACGACGGCCAGGGTTTCATGGTCCCGAAGAAGTTGAATGTGAAAAGCGCCAAGGACCTGAACGGTGCCACCATCTGCTTGCAGACCGGTACGTCCAACGAAGCCAACGTGGCTGACTGGGCGCGCGCCAACAAGGTCGAGTACAAGCCGGTCGTGATCGAGAAGTTCGACGAAGTCGTGCGTGCTTTCATCGCCGGCCGTTGCGACGCCTTCAGTACCGATGCGTCTGGCCTGGCATCGATCCGTTCCTCGCAGACCACCGCGCCGGACGACTACGTGATCCTGCCGGAAATCATCTCGAAAGAGCCGCTCGGCCCGCTGGTGCGCCAGGGCGATGACCAGTGGCTGAACATCGTCAAATGGTCCTTGTTCGCGATGATCGAAGCCGAGGAATACGGCATCACCAGCGCCAACGTGGATGAGCAGACGAAAAGCGCCAACCCCAACATTCAGCGCATCCTGGGTGTGACGGCAGGTGGCGGCAAGAACCTGGGTGTGGACGAGAAGTGGGCCTACAACATCGTCAAGCAAGTGGGCAACTACGGCGAAAGCTTCGAGCGCAACGTCGGCAAGGGCAGCCCGCTGAAGCTGGAGCGTGGTTTGAACGCGCAGTGGAACAAGGGCGGTCTGTTGTACGCGCTGCCGATCCGCTGA